In the genome of Olsenella profusa DSM 13989, one region contains:
- a CDS encoding PTS sugar transporter subunit IIB, whose translation MRKVYLFCSAGMSTSMLAQRMQAVADEHEIPIRVDAFSVKQVDDICASDHPDVMLIGPQARFMYDSIHERHPDIPCAAIDQDDYGSLNGERVLRQAIYLLKHEGQGRKA comes from the coding sequence ATGAGGAAGGTCTATCTGTTCTGTAGCGCGGGCATGTCCACGAGCATGCTGGCCCAGAGGATGCAGGCGGTTGCCGACGAACACGAGATCCCCATCAGGGTCGACGCGTTCTCGGTCAAGCAGGTCGATGACATCTGTGCAAGCGATCACCCCGACGTCATGCTGATAGGGCCCCAGGCGCGCTTCATGTACGACTCCATCCACGAGCGCCACCCCGACATCCCCTGCGCCGCGATCGACCAGGACGACTACGGGAGCCTCAACGGGGAGCGTGTCCTTAGGCAGGCGATCTATCTACTCAAGCATGAGGGACAGGGAAGAAAGGCATAG
- a CDS encoding PTS lactose/cellobiose transporter subunit IIA has product MQDDESVAMGLIVHGGNARSDALQAISKARAGDFEAADALLAHGARELAVAHDIQTDQLSAEAREPGATEMTLLMAHAQDHLMNAMTVHDLATQMVELCRQLVGGQTQGKGRR; this is encoded by the coding sequence ATGCAGGATGACGAGTCGGTGGCAATGGGGCTGATCGTGCATGGGGGCAATGCGCGCAGCGATGCGCTCCAGGCGATCTCCAAGGCACGGGCGGGGGACTTCGAGGCGGCCGACGCCTTGCTTGCCCATGGCGCACGGGAGCTTGCCGTGGCCCACGACATCCAGACCGACCAGCTCTCCGCCGAGGCGCGCGAGCCCGGAGCGACAGAGATGACACTCCTGATGGCCCATGCGCAGGACCACCTCATGAATGCCATGACGGTCCATGACCTGGCGACCCAGATGGTGGAGCTGTGCCGCCAGCTGGTCGGCGGACAGACGCAAGGAAAGGGGAGACGATGA
- a CDS encoding PTS sugar transporter subunit IIC codes for MSSQTHTASADPTGGFLGRMEGLLMPLAESVGKNRYLLTLRDSFSMIMPLLIIGSMFTLVASFPITAWTDFLAATTIGDYTLKTLIAIPANATVSLMSIFIAYNIGLNFAGYLGLKDRPSAGIVSLASWLILMPQLTSFTPEEGGETFEVASLNLEWLGAKGVFIGIIAGFLSVALYAWCVRKDWTIKMPAGVPPVVARSFSALIPMAVTFAVVWVVRVVFVLTPWGDAFTFVYAILQLPLQHVGGTVWSQALVYLFAHFLWFFGIHGTNITDAVYNPVLIPLSLENASALQAGMALPNVINQQFEQLFATYGGAGSTLSLLIAALIICRSKRIHSLAKMSLLPGIFEINEPVIFGLPIVMNPVMAIPFLLVPMVNIFATYAVMAAGLVPICNGTLLPWTVPPIVSGFLCSGWQGALWQALMVAVGVLIYLPFIGALDRMYLKEEAEAAKVASPPAQGVGGSPVEAHASREASDIDIDSIDLDAADLKDL; via the coding sequence ATGAGTTCGCAGACGCACACGGCTTCCGCTGATCCAACGGGAGGATTCCTGGGGCGGATGGAAGGCCTGCTCATGCCCCTTGCGGAGTCCGTCGGCAAGAACAGGTACCTGCTGACCCTCAGGGACTCGTTCTCGATGATCATGCCGCTTCTGATCATCGGGTCCATGTTCACCCTGGTGGCGAGCTTTCCCATCACGGCCTGGACGGACTTCCTGGCCGCCACGACCATCGGGGACTACACGCTCAAGACGCTCATCGCCATTCCCGCCAATGCGACCGTCTCCCTGATGTCCATCTTCATCGCCTACAACATCGGCCTCAACTTCGCGGGCTATCTCGGCCTCAAGGATCGCCCGTCCGCAGGTATCGTCTCCCTGGCGAGCTGGCTCATCCTGATGCCGCAGCTCACCAGCTTCACTCCCGAGGAAGGGGGCGAGACCTTCGAGGTGGCGAGCCTCAACCTCGAATGGCTGGGCGCCAAGGGCGTCTTCATCGGCATCATCGCGGGCTTCCTCTCGGTCGCGCTGTATGCCTGGTGCGTCCGGAAGGACTGGACCATCAAGATGCCCGCGGGCGTGCCACCCGTCGTGGCACGCTCGTTCTCCGCGCTGATACCCATGGCCGTCACCTTTGCCGTCGTGTGGGTCGTGCGCGTGGTGTTCGTCCTCACACCCTGGGGGGACGCGTTCACCTTCGTCTATGCGATCCTGCAGCTGCCCCTGCAGCACGTGGGAGGCACCGTCTGGTCGCAGGCGCTCGTGTACCTGTTCGCCCACTTCCTGTGGTTCTTCGGCATCCATGGGACCAACATCACCGATGCCGTCTACAACCCCGTGCTGATCCCGCTCTCGCTCGAGAACGCGTCGGCCCTCCAGGCCGGGATGGCGCTTCCCAACGTGATCAACCAGCAGTTCGAGCAGCTCTTCGCCACCTATGGCGGTGCTGGCTCGACGCTGTCTCTGCTGATCGCCGCCCTCATCATATGCCGCTCCAAGCGCATCCACTCCCTCGCGAAGATGTCGCTCCTGCCGGGCATCTTCGAGATCAACGAGCCGGTCATCTTCGGCCTGCCCATCGTCATGAATCCCGTCATGGCCATTCCGTTCCTGCTGGTGCCGATGGTCAACATCTTCGCGACCTACGCCGTGATGGCCGCGGGCCTCGTCCCCATCTGCAACGGGACGCTGCTGCCCTGGACGGTGCCGCCCATCGTCTCGGGCTTCCTCTGCAGCGGGTGGCAGGGGGCCCTCTGGCAGGCGCTGATGGTGGCCGTGGGGGTGCTCATCTACCTGCCCTTCATCGGTGCGCTGGACAGGATGTACCTGAAGGAGGAGGCCGAGGCCGCCAAGGTGGCGTCCCCGCCTGCGCAGGGTGTGGGTGGCTCGCCGGTGGAGGCACACGCCTCGCGCGAGGCCTCTGACATCGATATCGACTCGATCGACCTCGATGCCGCCGACCTCAAGGACCTGTAG